The Bombus vancouverensis nearcticus chromosome 11, iyBomVanc1_principal, whole genome shotgun sequence DNA window TTAGGCACAGGTAAGTTTCTACTTTAACGGCCATACCGTtacgcgaatcaacgcgaaacGCGTCTAAATTGGACATCGATCCTTCTTCTAACTCTCATGTCAATACCTTTCTGTGTGTTctcgtttaaaattatttatcttcCCGGCAAGTGATTTCCGACTTCAAGTAGATCGTGTATATTTGAACGCTACAGGGGACGAGCGAGATAAATTAAACTGACAATCTGGTTACGAggaaacaattttaaaattcgataGAGATAGAAGagcaatattatattttatattcttgagCGTATGCAAAGATATTTGCAAAAGGTATTTGCGCATATCCTTATCTCTCaacgaaacgtcgatttttatcAGGTGCTACGCGTTTCATTTTCGTATGAAAGCGCTGCTAGGAGATACGAACTTTCATATACTtgggtttaattaattataaatgtaaTGCTCACTCGCAAATTTGATAATATCAGAAATTCATCGTGATAACTTCATCGTCGTCGATCAACGGCCATCATCATCGGGCAACGTCGAAAATTTCCGGTATCGACGTAAGGATTACCGTGAAATATCCTAGAACCGATTATTTCACAGATGAACGTTTAACGACCCAAATCTTAAGGTCATTATGATTATACCACGGGCGCCATTAACGAATCCACGTCCGATCCAAACGACGTTTCTCGAAAACGTAATTTCGCCTGGAAAGCGAAACGCGGAAGAccgtttgatatttatttgaacgTGTACCGGATTTTCACATATCTCTGTAGGTAACCGTGCAGCCCCGCCGCCACCCACGCAACCACCCCCAGCGGCGCGAGAGGAAACGGCCataaagaagaaggaggaagaggaggaggacgaCGAGGAAACTAGTAGTTCCTCGGAGGAGACGGAATCCGAGACCGAGGAGGAATCGGAAACCGATGCACATCCGTCGGGCACGACGACCTCGACAACACCCTCGACCACTGCACAGGATCGTCAGAGAAGCGAATCCGCGATGGCGAGGACAGATATCGGGCCTCTGCTCGCTCGAAGCGCAGAAGCTAGACGAGGTAGCAAGGAAGACTCTCCTACGACCAGGCAAGTATATTTTCTGCCGAAAATTCTAATTCGAGGGTTTCTTGTTTTTATTAACAAGTAACATCGTGCGAGAATCCATCGATCGACGTGTATACGTACGTGGCGAGCATATAAATAGAGAAAGATAGACATAAATTCAATTTGTAATTATTCTTTGGAATTAAAAATTCGAAGATCGTGTTTGAAGGCGTAGTAGAACCTTGATTATTCAAACTAATCTCACGTTGTTTAAGCAAACGAATAACGCTATTTTCGTATGGGAGAAACTCGTTTATTTTCAACTATTTTTACAAACGTTAACATCAAACGAGAGCAGaaagtttcaaataaaaatgtagCGATTTATTTCGTGTTTGCTTTTGTTTTTCAAGGGACCATTCTCAGACGTTCCAATTTGTTCATTGTTTCGTTGGTCGATGCTCCGATAATTAAGATTCTACTgaacgaaaaatatatttccaacGCCTACGTTATAGAGGAAGAATGATAATGAAACAGTTTATGATACAGTTAATCGAATCTACGAGTACGaatctttatttaaattaaacgatCTCGTAAATTAAACGAGAAGCTCTAACAGGGTGATTTTTTGCGTCCATCGCGGGATCAAATTTTGCAAAAAGCAATGCAAACGAGGGGTTCACCGCGTGTATCCGGGGATCAATTTATATCTTTCGACTTGTTTCTCTATCTTAATAAATAACGACGGTGATGCGACTTAATTTGAAAGAGTGAAAAATCAATAAATAGCGTGGACGAACGGTGTACCAAGAGTTTTATCGTAGCAAACGACGTCGATAGGAGAATCGATCGTAACTTCGAACTGTTTAACAATAATCTTTCGGACGATATCCCGCGACGAACTCTCGAGCCGTAAAGCTTCGAGAATCGGTCAGAAATTGCTAGCGATGTTTAAACGATGATGTACACGTAGAGAATACCATCGTAAAGTCGGTTAGAGATCGGTACAAGGAGATTGACGAAACGTACTGATAATTCGGGGAAACGCGCGGTGACAAGCGTTAAAGGAAAATtgaactagaatatcgagcgATGTCAACTCGTGTCTCAGGTATTCGTCGCCGAGAGGAAGTCCCGCGCATTCGGTGACGAGCCCGACAACTACGACGACCACGACGCCGACGGGCGGCGCCGCGACAACGCCGGCCGGCTACACCAGCAGGTTCGTAGCACACGTAGATCACGGTCAGAATCATCAGGCCAGTTCTAATTCCAATAACCCCCACGACCGTAATCGTTTTAGGACGTTTAGTGACGAACACGATGAACCGTCAAACACCGATCGTGTCGAGGATTACGAAATCGCGGCTAAGAACGCGGATTACGATATTGTCGGTGCAGACGGATCGATGGTTAAACCGCAGTCGAACAAACGAACCTATATACCGGACGATAGTACGGACACCGACGAAACGATCACCtcatcctcctcctcctccgccACTAGATTCAAAAGTCTCGAAGGTAACGGTAACGATAGTCGAGTAGAGAACCGCAGCGAGGTCAACGAAGACGCGTTAATGGAAGGTCGTTCGGGGAACGACGTGAACTCTTCGTTATCCGCTTGGACCGACCGACGAGCGTCGCTCGCTCAACCAGCTACAATTCCAGATAATGGATACCAGCCAGATAAGACTGTGAGTTCCAATGGATCCCTGGAAACCTCGCGAGAGACGACCATCAACGGTGACGGAAGGAAATACGCGAATGGATCGAGCGATAAATCCAACAACGTGGAATCGAGTTCGGAGAGCGAATCCGAGAGCGGCACCGAGAGCGCCACTGACAGCGACTCTGAAAGAGACGAGGAAGAGGACAAAGAATCCAGAGACGAGAATAGTAACATAATGAATAAAAAGACTGAAAACCCGGAGCAAGGTCGAGCCTCGGATATCCAACACCTGAACGATACCAACAGTGAGGATGAATCGAACAGTTCGGAGACCGACGACCAGACTACCGTATTAAGCGTACCGTCCAACTCTCATTCCGAAAATAGTTACACCGTTCTGGAACGATACGACGATAGAAGCACGAAGCGGCGAAGCTCCTCGATACTCGATGACAAAAGTATCGAGGAATTGTTCGACGACAACGGATGGGTGATTACTGATCAGGATCTGCAGGCAGAAAAACCTCGGAGAATCACGAAAGGTTTCAAGTCGATCGATCGCAATGACTCGGGCATAAACAACGAAAACACCGACAATGAATCATCCTCGAACGACGAGAAAAGTAACGTTCTGGATAGCGATACGATCGACAAGGAGGATAACGAAAGGACTGAAAACGAGAACGCGTTAAACGTATCCGAATCGTCTGAAAGTTTATCGAGAAGTCGAGCGTATAGACAAAGTAGCATTGGCAAGAACGGTTGGCTAGTGTCGGACGAATCCGAGACTGAATCTGACAGAGCCACTTCACCCGTGGAAAATTCTACGATCCGAACTGAGACCGATACGACAGAGGCGTCGAAGAATGTAGCGAGTATCGAGGATGAGAGAATGAATGACGATGACGCGTCAACACCGACGTCGACCACGGTGAACGAGAAAAAATCTGAAAGTGGCAAAGATTCGATCGTGGCCGACAGCGTCGACGAGAACGGTTGGGTGATCCTAAACAAGGTGAACAACTCGTCTACGGGGAAAAATATCGAGGGCGGAAGCATGGACGAGACGAGCACGATTCGTTCCCAAACGACCGACCTCGTAGCGAGATCTAACATTGAGAACGGTGCATTAGTCGCGAACGCTACCCAATCCAAAGAGACCGAGACTTGCAACGAGCACGAGGACACGCCTGGTGTCGATATCACTATACCGATGCAAATGGTAACCACCGTTTTCTGTGTGTCCGTACTGTGTTACAGCGTTCTAATCAATCTGTTCCTGTAACCTGTCTACTATACACCTCTTTGCCCATTTCTCACCGTATTTACGTTCACGCCTTCTTTTTGTCGTTGTTCGTCGGTGTTAGTAGTAAAAGACTGCAAAGACTACTCTCACGGATACAGACGAGACTGTCTCGATTGCAAGATACGACGCAGCAGTTTCTTCGTTCGTTATTTTTATCCTTGCGTTCGTTCGCTTCGATTCCCTCTCGTTCTTCGTGTTTCCTTCGCGGCAGGAAGGAACGCCGGCCTCGTGGAACGTTTGTTTTAAACCgtaaaagagaaacagagatcGCAAAGGAAAGTGTCGAACGTAGAAAGAATGGAATTCCTCGGACTCTTGCTCGGCGAACAATTCGTTTACCTGTGTTTCGTCTGAACTCGAGCGCTGGCTATTTGTCGCCTCTTTTCGCGAAACTGCTGCCCGGGATCTGGCgtcttctaacgtctttcgatATCATCGACCATTCATTCACGTCGGATCACAGACAttcgaaacaaaaaacgaacGAACAGAGTATGCATAATATAACCGATTAGACCTCAATCGAGTATTTATTGTATGGTAAAAAACTTGCATTTTATATATTGTGATAATCGTACGTACGATCGTAAGTGTAACTTTTTGTTCCTACGTTGATCACCCGCGACTATTAATCCCCGCATTGCTCAATAAACGTAGCTTCGTAGACGCGgaagaaaaattaagaaacacCGCTCTAGTCGGCAAAACTAAGCGTAGTTCAGCGCAGTTAAAGAAACCGTCCTCCTACAGTGCAGCTTAAGTCCACGCTGAAATAAACGCTTTTGAAATCGTTCCCATTGAGAACACGGCCGCGCTAATGGCACGTCGCGAGACGAAATGTGACGCGTAAGACTATTACGATTACAGTGGTTACGTATTCCAACGAACTGGCTTTCTCACGAACGAAACATCTAACGACTGCGACGCACATATCCATAAAAatctgtgtatatatatttgatacatATCTAACGTGTCGAATTCGTCGGAACGTCAATTCGTCCGACTACGCATCCACTGTAACCATAGCCTAACGCGTGAC harbors:
- the tn gene encoding tripartite motif containing protein thin isoform X2, with amino-acid sequence MEQFEQLLTCAICLDRYRNPKLLPCQHSFCMEPCMDGLVDYVRRQVKCPECRAEHRIPYQGVQAFPTNVTLQRFLELHIEITGELPDPTSGQTMERCGVCSEKSYCSLCVHCEKKCCPECKDAHMDILRREITRINSQIRRGLHRLQDALALVEKNTLGLQTNCASVAEEVDEIYRRLSKALKDRTEHLRNEVDRYLGTELRGLIQLKENLELEIANIQSNCDLAEAHINENVPWDDSELLDTKELFLRTVEFIRNFEYEAGDYSRRVRFVMAHDPNQLVLHVAGYGELNIKPETGSGGLLGSSSSLAPPGGSPGLMRSKSDHRLASQYRQQEEERLARNRYVPEYEYDAPEYEVPRNKSRYRSRFMRHRDGDDSDGDSRSTVRFTSTPQEPSGLRERVLDTEDAARGPLSGIFRLTDSPRIMKKLQEYERAGKRKKEEPVSHPAQQPQPPKPQVQVRKVPTAMARQTSEDDEISRIKKQNKTAATPATETLEERQPVSTPTPVHPPPREQSEREPEEPARRPMPARRTSTDTHTPATRSASSDSSTGSESSGGSGIRSTGAPFTAEEMKQKYLSRAPTSNATSTISSPHSGTPPTAKDTANASPTSRSFQSRFLGTGNRAAPPPPTQPPPAAREETAIKKKEEEEEDDEETSSSSEETESETEEESETDAHPSGTTTSTTPSTTAQDRQRSESAMARTDIGPLLARSAEARRGSKEDSPTTRYSSPRGSPAHSVTSPTTTTTTTPTGGAATTPAGYTSRTFSDEHDEPSNTDRVEDYEIAAKNADYDIVGADGSMVKPQSNKRTYIPDDSTDTDETITSSSSSSATRFKSLEGNGNDSRVENRSEVNEDALMEGRSGNDVNSSLSAWTDRRASLAQPATIPDNGYQPDKTVSSNGSLETSRETTINGDGRKYANGSSDKSNNVESSSESESESGTESATDSDSERDEEEDKESRDENSNIMNKKTENPEQGRASDIQHLNDTNSEDESNSSETDDQTTVLSVPSNSHSENSYTVLERYDDRSTKRRSSSILDDKSIEELFDDNGWVITDQDLQAEKPRRITKGFKSIDRNDSGINNENTDNESSSNDEKSNVLDSDTIDKEDNERTENENALNVSESSESLSRSRAYRQSSIGKNGWLVSDESETESDRATSPVENSTIRTETDTTEASKNVASIEDERMNDDDASTPTSTTVNEKKSESGKDSIVADSVDENGWVILNKVNNSSTGKNIEGGSMDETSTIRSQTTDLVARSNIENGALVANATQSKETETCNEHEDTPGVDITIPMQMVTTVFCVSVLCYSVLINLFL